A section of the Enterococcus montenegrensis genome encodes:
- a CDS encoding cyclic nucleotide-binding domain-containing protein, with amino-acid sequence MKQLFDKSQLKEAIATNNLQDYLSTDLLSIATLCTFEKDEDLIQAGTASKYLYFLVEGSAMVYSFTYDTQNICINYCYEATIIGEASSLWETTPSSSVKAMTPCTCVCINLKQYRSILQNDLRFLKHTCQLLSYRLNTGINLANSLSEPVETRLARFILEHEKDELFSFQLNNCAAILNVSYRHLLRTMTNFKDQGILQKVRGGYRILKRSQLLALTA; translated from the coding sequence ATGAAACAGCTATTTGATAAAAGCCAGTTAAAAGAAGCAATTGCAACCAATAATTTACAAGATTATTTAAGTACAGATTTACTTTCAATTGCAACTTTATGTACCTTTGAAAAAGATGAAGATCTCATTCAAGCGGGAACAGCTTCGAAGTACCTATATTTTCTAGTGGAAGGAAGTGCGATGGTCTATTCATTTACCTACGATACACAAAACATTTGTATCAATTACTGCTATGAAGCAACCATTATCGGAGAAGCCTCTTCTTTGTGGGAAACAACACCCAGTAGCAGCGTTAAAGCCATGACCCCTTGCACTTGTGTTTGCATTAACTTGAAGCAATACCGGTCTATTTTGCAAAATGATTTGCGCTTTTTAAAACATACCTGTCAGCTGCTTAGCTACCGCTTAAACACAGGGATTAATCTGGCCAATTCCTTAAGTGAACCCGTCGAAACTAGACTAGCCCGTTTTATTTTAGAACATGAAAAAGATGAACTTTTTTCTTTCCAACTTAATAATTGTGCGGCTATTTTAAATGTTAGTTACCGTCATTTGCTGCGCACCATGACTAATTTTAAAGATCAGGGCATTTTGCAAAAAGTTCGCGGTGGCTACCGAATTTTAAAACGCAGTCAGTTACTTGCCCTGACTGCTTGA